In Iodobacter fluviatilis, one DNA window encodes the following:
- a CDS encoding glycosyltransferase family 2 protein, translating into MVRTALILPVRNAGPYLDQLLPALAAQSLKVDEWLVVDSESSDGSAARFAAAGAVVKIIDAKNFNHGGTREWARQQIKADIVIYMTQDAIPANPQALQNLRDAILANDAIAAAYGRQLPRSGAGVLEGHSRSFNYPEQSRTKHLSDAPELGIKTCFSSDSFAAYRNTALDAVGGFPADIIGTEDAYVAGKMLLQNWCIRYEASAEVFHSHHYTLMQEFRRYFDIGVFYGRESWIGDLFGKAGSEGRRFLASELQALSRAGQRWRHPEVMLRVACKLAGYRLGHLEKYLPRFVKRHIGMFAAYWK; encoded by the coding sequence ATGGTTCGTACCGCGCTTATTTTGCCTGTTCGTAATGCCGGGCCTTATTTAGATCAGTTATTACCTGCATTGGCTGCGCAATCACTAAAAGTGGATGAGTGGCTTGTTGTTGATAGTGAATCTTCTGATGGTTCGGCCGCCCGGTTTGCTGCTGCGGGAGCTGTGGTGAAAATAATTGATGCAAAAAATTTTAATCACGGCGGTACACGTGAATGGGCGCGTCAGCAAATTAAAGCCGATATTGTGATTTACATGACCCAGGATGCTATTCCGGCTAATCCGCAGGCATTGCAAAATTTGCGGGATGCTATTCTGGCCAATGACGCCATTGCTGCAGCATATGGTCGCCAATTGCCCCGCTCAGGCGCAGGTGTTTTGGAGGGGCATTCCCGTAGCTTTAATTATCCGGAGCAAAGCCGGACCAAGCACTTAAGTGATGCGCCTGAATTAGGGATTAAAACGTGTTTTAGTTCAGATTCCTTTGCTGCATATCGCAATACGGCGCTGGATGCCGTTGGTGGCTTTCCTGCAGACATTATTGGCACTGAAGACGCTTATGTGGCGGGAAAAATGCTATTACAGAACTGGTGTATTCGTTATGAGGCCTCTGCCGAGGTCTTCCATTCCCACCACTACACCTTAATGCAGGAATTTCGGCGCTATTTTGATATTGGCGTTTTTTATGGCCGCGAATCATGGATAGGCGATCTGTTTGGCAAAGCGGGCAGTGAAGGGCGGCGTTTTCTTGCTTCAGAGCTGCAGGCTTTATCCCGTGCCGGGCAACGCTGGCGTCATCCTGAAGTGATGCTCCGTGTGGCGTGCAAGCTGGCGGGGTATCGCTTAGGGCATCTGGAAAAATATCTGCCCCGTTTTGTAAAACGCCACATTGGCATGTTTGCGGCTTACTGGAAATAA
- a CDS encoding polysaccharide biosynthesis/export family protein, translated as MKNSAVLCLLISCLSACSTPSSLLLPEQSVLDERRIELHDISQLPAPMTRIMNGDTLRIVRDAQTPAEKDEMVLFFIRPDGSFSYPFVGLIQAAQRSPEDVAAEISEKLAAIYRYPKVTVNIAIAPGNRVFVGGAVRNPSAFELTAAASIEQAIIGAGGVLPSADSEHIALLRMDAAGLYQVYFTDFSQFLQAKPQRRGVILQRGDIVFVPKSALGNAIEGVDLYFNQLIPFSKGIGIGFSYDLNKTTGSSTTVTLP; from the coding sequence ATGAAAAATAGCGCTGTACTTTGCCTGCTGATATCTTGCCTGAGCGCTTGTTCCACGCCTAGCAGCCTGCTGTTGCCTGAGCAAAGCGTGCTGGATGAGCGCCGGATTGAGTTACATGACATCAGCCAATTACCTGCGCCAATGACCCGAATTATGAATGGGGATACCCTCAGAATTGTGAGGGATGCGCAAACGCCTGCTGAAAAAGATGAAATGGTTTTATTTTTTATCCGGCCAGATGGCTCATTTTCTTATCCTTTTGTGGGCTTAATTCAAGCCGCACAACGCAGCCCTGAGGATGTAGCTGCAGAGATCAGCGAAAAACTGGCTGCAATTTATCGCTATCCGAAAGTCACCGTAAATATCGCGATTGCTCCGGGAAATCGCGTGTTTGTTGGCGGAGCGGTGCGCAATCCTTCTGCTTTTGAATTAACTGCTGCCGCGAGTATTGAGCAGGCCATTATTGGTGCAGGCGGTGTTTTGCCCTCCGCAGACAGCGAGCATATTGCTTTACTCAGGATGGATGCTGCGGGTCTTTACCAGGTTTATTTCACTGATTTCAGCCAGTTTTTACAGGCAAAGCCTCAGCGCCGTGGCGTGATACTACAAAGAGGAGATATCGTTTTTGTGCCTAAATCTGCACTGGGCAATGCGATTGAGGGCGTGGATTTATATTTCAATCAGTTAATTCCTTTTTCTAAGGGAATTGGGATTGGGTTTAGCTACGATTTGAATAAAACCACGGGCTCATCTACCACAGTGACGTTGCCATGA
- a CDS encoding exopolysaccharide transport family protein, giving the protein MIEIRTFRDIIRLFFIFKREFRWALIATVILIVLGAFLLPSRYVSESRLLVKPGRAMSTVPIEYSDRQTLLAPSTQRDPILDEEKMLTGRPVIRQVAEYYLNEVSDHSEKNGWKLIKFYIKKGVSDILDGVRSVLVFIGLSEAQTPLDRLASKLEKQFVVTHEAGSSVMEISFTWDDPLIAQLVVNKWIEVYQTERGKKLANDSLYGFYERESQRIAGQIAADKAKIAEKLKDIDGMSSKEKLESLSDRINKVAAQRAEAYALQQGLASGILSAGRNAGDLPQEVSKERELSLNPTQQDLKLKLSGLIIERLDKLKNYQDQAPPILELNRSISALKERITEEKETIQRSENRVPNELVTMLKRSALERDTRVSELKAQMIAYDGELAKLKNERQRILAIDPALSDLERDLSVAEKNYRLYIDSLEKARIDRALDNSRISNIAVIEQATFSPARVFPKSLMMLLMALPAGCAVGIFVIYICYLSDQRIHDGGRVKHHFGVPLWTTVMEQKTGASAAVSASFEASIYRLYSQLPLTVLKEKGLNIGITSSRHGEGVGYLIGQFQRILSERGIPNRLADDECARPGEIVLIDASALLSNQAAFVRLKQADLILLVVEARQSTVPVVENTLSILNTAFKKVDGIIINRRQFEISSGLLSRISR; this is encoded by the coding sequence ATGATAGAAATTCGTACATTTCGGGATATTATCCGACTTTTTTTTATTTTTAAAAGAGAGTTTCGCTGGGCGCTGATTGCAACGGTTATTTTAATTGTGCTGGGGGCTTTTCTTTTGCCTTCTCGCTATGTTTCAGAATCCCGTTTACTTGTAAAGCCAGGCAGGGCAATGAGCACGGTACCTATTGAGTACAGTGACAGGCAAACGCTGCTTGCCCCAAGTACGCAGCGTGATCCAATTCTTGATGAAGAAAAAATGCTCACTGGCAGGCCGGTTATTCGGCAGGTGGCTGAGTATTACTTAAATGAAGTCAGTGATCATTCTGAAAAGAATGGCTGGAAACTGATTAAGTTTTATATAAAAAAAGGCGTGTCCGATATTCTTGACGGTGTGCGCTCTGTTTTAGTTTTTATCGGGCTTTCAGAAGCGCAAACGCCTTTGGATCGTTTGGCCAGTAAATTAGAAAAACAATTTGTGGTTACGCATGAAGCGGGCTCATCGGTTATGGAAATCAGCTTTACATGGGATGATCCGCTGATTGCACAGCTTGTCGTTAATAAATGGATAGAGGTTTATCAGACAGAGCGTGGAAAAAAACTGGCTAATGATAGCCTCTATGGTTTTTATGAGCGGGAAAGCCAGCGTATTGCCGGACAAATTGCGGCTGATAAAGCGAAAATTGCAGAAAAATTAAAAGATATTGATGGCATGAGCAGCAAGGAAAAGCTGGAAAGCCTGAGTGATCGCATTAATAAGGTCGCTGCGCAGCGGGCGGAGGCCTATGCCCTGCAGCAGGGGCTGGCAAGCGGTATTCTGAGCGCGGGCCGCAATGCGGGCGATTTACCTCAGGAGGTGAGTAAAGAGCGTGAATTAAGTTTAAACCCCACTCAGCAGGATTTAAAACTTAAATTAAGCGGCCTGATCATTGAGCGCTTAGATAAATTAAAGAATTATCAGGATCAGGCTCCTCCAATTCTGGAGCTCAATCGCAGTATCAGTGCGCTTAAAGAGCGTATTACCGAAGAAAAAGAAACGATTCAGCGCTCCGAAAATCGGGTTCCTAATGAATTAGTCACCATGCTTAAGCGCTCTGCATTGGAGCGGGATACTCGGGTGAGCGAATTAAAAGCGCAAATGATTGCTTATGACGGCGAGTTGGCTAAGCTTAAAAATGAAAGACAGCGGATTTTAGCGATAGACCCGGCCTTATCAGATTTAGAGCGTGATTTATCTGTGGCAGAGAAAAATTACCGGCTTTATATAGATAGCCTTGAAAAAGCGCGTATTGACAGAGCATTAGATAATAGTCGGATTAGTAATATTGCCGTAATTGAGCAGGCTACTTTTTCACCTGCTCGGGTTTTTCCTAAAAGCTTAATGATGCTTTTAATGGCTTTGCCAGCGGGTTGTGCGGTAGGTATATTTGTTATTTATATCTGTTATTTATCTGATCAGCGTATTCATGATGGCGGCAGGGTAAAACATCATTTTGGCGTGCCATTATGGACTACGGTGATGGAGCAGAAAACGGGCGCTTCCGCGGCTGTATCTGCCTCTTTTGAAGCAAGTATTTACCGGCTGTACAGCCAGTTGCCATTAACTGTACTGAAAGAAAAAGGGCTGAATATTGGCATCACGTCTTCCCGGCACGGGGAAGGGGTAGGTTACCTGATCGGCCAGTTTCAGCGCATTCTGAGCGAGCGCGGTATTCCAAATCGCCTTGCTGATGATGAATGTGCCCGCCCCGGTGAGATTGTTTTGATTGATGCATCGGCATTATTAAGTAATCAGGCGGCTTTTGTGCGGCTTAAACAGGCGGATTTAATTTTACTGGTGGTTGAGGCAAGGCAATCTACCGTGCCTGTAGTTGAAAACACCCTATCTATTTTGAATACGGCATTTAAAAAAGTAGACGGCATTATTATTAATCGCCGGCAGTTTGAGATTTCTTCCGGATTACTCAGCCGTATTTCTCGTTAA
- a CDS encoding glycosyltransferase, which produces MRIALIAPLPPEQSGIADYADAFQNALSQEGLEMSLPFKNKRLGHTAQQVDLQMKKINWRDVDLVHAELGGGRNGEFLALEWLARHHPLLPLSATVHDPERLIWRPPGWPNALSKHLPRRAYQVLVLLCDPWTLARERRLAAKLTSLITLTDLGARCLAQRMRLPEGKVLQIAHGNQIVPAWPLPPLPAKGALKLLYFGFIYRGKGIEDLIAALAILIAKRPEAMLELTLAGGTAPEMTFANGASYLDELKTLLKAAGLPAHMVRWQLDVPTAEIVPLIQSHHVLILPYQESKKLAFLGQMRGTSGVLSWAAACGRSVISSDARAFAEEVSFGNGAVYPQGNQAALAAQLLQLLDQPALLQERSKGAEALGMARRWPNIAKQFRKLFASLIQGKPNALH; this is translated from the coding sequence ATGCGAATTGCTCTGATTGCCCCCTTGCCGCCAGAGCAAAGTGGGATTGCAGATTATGCCGATGCATTTCAAAACGCTTTAAGCCAAGAAGGCTTAGAGATGAGTTTGCCATTTAAAAATAAACGCCTTGGCCATACCGCACAGCAAGTTGATTTGCAAATGAAAAAAATAAACTGGCGGGATGTGGATTTAGTCCACGCCGAGCTGGGTGGCGGACGAAATGGTGAGTTTTTAGCCCTAGAATGGCTGGCCCGGCATCACCCGCTATTACCTTTAAGTGCAACAGTGCATGATCCAGAGCGCTTAATCTGGCGGCCGCCTGGCTGGCCCAATGCTCTGAGTAAGCATCTGCCGCGTCGCGCTTATCAGGTGCTGGTTCTTTTGTGTGATCCGTGGACGCTGGCGCGCGAGCGCCGCTTAGCTGCAAAGTTAACATCCTTAATTACACTCACTGATTTGGGCGCGCGTTGTTTAGCGCAAAGGATGCGCTTGCCTGAAGGTAAGGTGCTGCAAATTGCGCATGGTAATCAGATTGTGCCTGCCTGGCCCTTGCCGCCTTTGCCTGCGAAAGGCGCTTTAAAACTGCTGTATTTTGGGTTTATTTATCGGGGGAAAGGGATTGAAGATTTAATCGCCGCGCTGGCCATACTTATTGCAAAACGCCCTGAGGCCATGCTGGAGCTGACCCTTGCTGGGGGCACAGCGCCTGAAATGACCTTTGCTAATGGGGCTTCTTATCTGGATGAATTAAAAACGCTCTTAAAAGCGGCCGGATTACCGGCGCATATGGTGCGCTGGCAGCTTGATGTGCCAACGGCAGAAATAGTGCCTTTGATTCAATCGCATCATGTTTTGATTTTGCCGTATCAGGAGTCAAAAAAGCTGGCTTTTCTCGGGCAGATGCGTGGTACAAGCGGTGTGTTGTCTTGGGCTGCTGCTTGCGGGCGCAGTGTGATCAGCTCTGATGCGCGTGCTTTTGCTGAAGAAGTCTCTTTTGGTAATGGGGCTGTTTATCCTCAGGGTAATCAGGCTGCTTTGGCGGCACAGCTGCTGCAACTATTGGATCAGCCTGCTCTGTTGCAGGAAAGAAGCAAGGGCGCAGAGGCGCTGGGCATGGCGCGCCGCTGGCCCAATATCGCAAAGCAATTCAGAAAACTATTTGCAAGCCTGATTCAGGGTAAACCCAATGCGCTTCATTAA
- a CDS encoding GH39 family glycosyl hydrolase — MRFINCCLFTALLAGTALGAETKLVASKPLVWRDFLGVNAHFLWFSPQQAAQQMDRLRDLGLEWTRVDLHWDRHEAKENEYLFKPIDHVVDALKEKQLKSVFYLVGSAPFASSAPASASNKDQYPPKDNEVFAKRLGMLAHRYPSVDAWQVWNEPNLPSFWQPVENAADYGRLLQSSVRVLKQVAPSKPVVMAGMAYYSQMPVRKGLMLEELGKMGALGLGAVVAYHPYSQEPEGDEVKARDFILRSKEINQRLRAMKVPGIWATEWGWSSYAGPEEEQKIIGEAGQADYLLRRLVLMSVADFDRIFLFALSDLDSRAGVRDRSYGLLNLQGKPKPAYTALARFLKITGPRLLPGDAPDYKGTLDGLYSVGWKKPDGTHLWMFWANQPGQLELALSGDITLHQPLSGLKTSLKSSTLAVTRQLQILEWR, encoded by the coding sequence ATGCGCTTCATTAATTGCTGCTTGTTTACGGCCTTACTTGCTGGCACTGCTTTGGGAGCAGAGACAAAGCTGGTGGCCTCAAAACCGCTGGTCTGGCGTGACTTTTTAGGGGTGAATGCGCACTTTTTATGGTTCAGCCCGCAGCAGGCGGCGCAGCAAATGGATCGCTTACGTGATTTAGGGCTGGAGTGGACCCGTGTTGATTTGCACTGGGACAGGCATGAGGCCAAAGAAAATGAATACTTATTTAAGCCCATCGATCATGTGGTGGATGCTTTAAAAGAAAAGCAGCTTAAATCTGTTTTTTACTTAGTGGGCTCAGCGCCCTTTGCCAGCAGTGCGCCTGCTTCGGCCAGTAATAAAGATCAGTACCCGCCAAAAGACAATGAAGTTTTTGCAAAACGCTTGGGGATGCTGGCGCACCGCTATCCATCGGTAGATGCATGGCAGGTCTGGAACGAGCCTAATTTGCCCAGTTTTTGGCAGCCAGTAGAAAATGCGGCCGATTACGGCAGGCTGTTGCAGTCTTCTGTGCGGGTATTAAAGCAGGTGGCACCCAGCAAGCCTGTGGTGATGGCAGGGATGGCGTATTACAGCCAGATGCCGGTTAGAAAAGGGCTGATGCTGGAAGAGCTGGGCAAAATGGGCGCTTTAGGCTTAGGGGCCGTTGTCGCTTATCACCCCTATAGCCAGGAGCCGGAAGGTGATGAAGTTAAAGCGCGGGATTTTATTCTGCGCTCAAAAGAAATAAACCAGCGTTTGCGCGCCATGAAAGTACCGGGGATCTGGGCGACGGAATGGGGCTGGTCCAGCTACGCCGGTCCTGAGGAAGAGCAAAAAATTATTGGTGAGGCGGGGCAGGCCGATTATCTCTTGCGCCGCCTGGTGCTGATGAGTGTGGCTGATTTTGATCGCATTTTTTTATTTGCTTTGTCTGATCTGGATAGCCGGGCGGGCGTTCGGGACCGAAGCTACGGGCTGTTAAATCTGCAAGGCAAACCCAAGCCTGCATATACGGCACTGGCGCGTTTTTTAAAGATCACCGGTCCCAGACTTTTGCCGGGCGATGCCCCTGATTATAAAGGGACGCTGGATGGTCTTTATAGCGTGGGCTGGAAAAAGCCCGATGGCACACATCTCTGGATGTTCTGGGCGAATCAGCCCGGCCAGCTGGAGCTGGCTTTATCAGGTGATATCACGCTGCATCAGCCTTTAAGCGGGCTTAAAACCTCTCTGAAGTCTTCAACCCTTGCGGTGACGCGTCAACTGCAAATTTTGGAATGGCGCTGA
- a CDS encoding glycosyltransferase family 4 protein, producing the protein MASSSDRQAAALLASPHRSLNILWTLPYLPWPTTSGGKLRQYHLLRALAHRGHRITLLVQSKERLTPEVKAQIERIVDRLIVLPRRPLRHPLTLAAAAFAPYPLLASVNGFASRLERVFAALLEGSWDVIQIEHSYGLQPFLRQLQVRKQPFLLTEHNVESSLGAATYQQMPAWMRPFIRFDQWRYRLWEKRVLSAACCVAAVTAEDAERLAKIGQRAVDVVINGVDTAAFAHVWPNLNSQRILFIGNFEYPPNRDAVVWSLDEIMPEVWAAQPDARFVICGYAMPDAWRTRWPDSRIEWCGFVPDLTLEQQKSALFLAPLREGGGSKLKVLEALAAGLPLVSTPQGVSGLALQAGQHYRVGQTAAELALAVIRLLNQGEDAREMAEAGRLYACQNNDWQISASQLETLYQKVKHADRN; encoded by the coding sequence ATGGCCTCTTCATCCGACAGGCAGGCTGCCGCTTTGCTGGCTTCACCGCATCGCTCATTAAATATTCTCTGGACGCTGCCTTATTTGCCGTGGCCCACCACCAGCGGTGGTAAGTTGCGTCAGTATCATTTATTGCGTGCGCTGGCTCATCGTGGGCACCGAATTACCCTGCTGGTGCAAAGTAAAGAGCGGCTTACGCCAGAGGTGAAGGCTCAGATTGAGCGCATTGTTGACCGCTTAATTGTTCTGCCCCGCAGGCCTTTAAGGCATCCGCTTACTTTGGCTGCGGCAGCATTTGCCCCTTATCCATTACTTGCCAGTGTGAATGGCTTTGCTTCTAGGCTGGAGCGCGTGTTTGCTGCGCTGCTAGAGGGCAGTTGGGATGTGATTCAGATTGAGCACAGCTATGGTCTGCAGCCGTTTTTACGTCAGCTGCAAGTCAGAAAACAGCCGTTTTTGCTGACTGAGCACAATGTGGAATCGTCGCTTGGGGCGGCGACTTATCAGCAAATGCCCGCCTGGATGCGGCCCTTTATCCGCTTTGATCAATGGCGTTACCGGCTTTGGGAAAAACGGGTGCTGAGCGCAGCTTGCTGTGTTGCCGCGGTAACGGCAGAAGATGCAGAACGGCTTGCAAAAATCGGCCAGCGGGCGGTAGATGTGGTGATCAATGGCGTGGATACCGCTGCATTTGCCCATGTATGGCCCAATTTAAACAGCCAGCGAATATTATTTATTGGCAACTTTGAATACCCCCCCAACCGGGATGCTGTGGTCTGGAGCTTAGATGAAATTATGCCCGAAGTATGGGCGGCACAACCTGATGCACGCTTTGTCATTTGTGGCTATGCCATGCCGGATGCCTGGCGCACACGCTGGCCCGATTCAAGAATCGAATGGTGTGGTTTTGTGCCTGATTTAACACTGGAGCAGCAAAAATCAGCGCTTTTTTTAGCACCACTGCGTGAAGGGGGCGGATCAAAGCTGAAGGTGCTGGAAGCACTGGCTGCCGGTTTGCCTCTGGTGAGTACGCCGCAGGGGGTTTCTGGGCTGGCGCTGCAGGCAGGGCAACATTACCGCGTAGGGCAGACGGCGGCTGAGTTGGCTTTGGCTGTGATCCGGCTCTTAAATCAGGGTGAGGACGCCCGTGAAATGGCCGAGGCAGGCCGTCTTTATGCTTGTCAGAATAATGATTGGCAAATCAGCGCCAGCCAACTTGAAACCCTCTACCAAAAAGTAAAACATGCGGATCGGAATTGA
- a CDS encoding glycosyltransferase family 4 protein, with product MRIGIDYRPVTAAPYSGIARQVLALEQALQTFGEVYRFTAAPLGHPHRQIAYCPASASPVNGLHRPRERVKFELGFLPQAIKNTMPDVYIATANTGLPFWQTPPDTRYVLLLHDVFQLTMDNHHGSRLKAMAYRQIDRFGMSRSVALADAIWTPSGFTASEVARLFPQAAAKIAVLPNAVPAVQPAATSCLPEGIPAQYWLVVGTREPRKNIPWFVAAWLAARQQHSKVPALVLVGSQADLPLALRGLDGLICVSGVSDAQLLALYAHTACLWQPSLAEGFGLPVIEALAQGAPVAVAEGSALDEIAPPSSPRFSPYDGDALQELMLSLALCPQAKDPSGQEWAARFAMPSYCERLGVLLAALRVGL from the coding sequence ATGCGGATCGGAATTGATTATCGCCCGGTAACGGCCGCGCCTTATTCGGGAATTGCCCGGCAGGTGCTGGCGCTGGAGCAGGCATTGCAAACTTTTGGCGAAGTGTATCGCTTTACTGCTGCGCCCCTAGGCCACCCTCATCGCCAGATTGCGTATTGTCCTGCATCGGCAAGCCCCGTTAATGGCCTGCACCGCCCGCGTGAGCGCGTGAAGTTTGAGCTTGGCTTTTTGCCGCAGGCGATTAAAAACACTATGCCGGATGTGTATATCGCAACGGCAAATACCGGCCTGCCTTTTTGGCAAACCCCGCCAGATACCCGCTATGTTTTGCTGCTGCACGATGTGTTTCAGCTGACGATGGATAATCATCATGGCAGTCGTTTAAAAGCGATGGCGTACCGGCAGATTGATCGCTTTGGAATGAGCCGCTCAGTAGCCTTGGCCGATGCAATCTGGACGCCCTCGGGTTTTACTGCATCAGAAGTGGCCAGATTGTTTCCGCAGGCGGCGGCAAAAATTGCGGTGCTGCCCAATGCGGTGCCTGCGGTGCAGCCTGCCGCGACATCATGCTTACCTGAGGGAATTCCGGCGCAATACTGGCTGGTGGTGGGCACGCGTGAGCCACGCAAAAATATCCCTTGGTTTGTGGCTGCATGGCTGGCGGCCCGTCAGCAGCACAGCAAGGTGCCAGCGCTTGTTTTAGTCGGCAGCCAGGCCGATTTACCTTTGGCCCTGCGCGGCTTGGATGGACTGATCTGCGTATCAGGGGTGAGCGACGCTCAATTATTGGCGCTCTACGCCCATACGGCTTGTCTGTGGCAGCCATCACTTGCCGAAGGTTTTGGCCTGCCGGTGATTGAGGCGCTCGCTCAGGGCGCGCCGGTGGCTGTGGCGGAAGGCTCGGCATTAGATGAAATCGCGCCGCCCAGCTCGCCGCGTTTTTCTCCTTATGATGGTGATGCATTACAAGAGCTGATGCTGAGCCTAGCGCTCTGCCCGCAGGCAAAAGATCCATCAGGGCAGGAATGGGCTGCGCGCTTTGCCATGCCTTCGTATTGTGAGCGCTTAGGGGTGTTGCTGGCGGCTTTGCGGGTGGGTCTGTAA